The sequence GCCCGTCTTTGGTCACAAGCGGTATTCCAACAAATGCGATAGAGCCAAGTAGAAAAGGTTTTCGGTTTTCGGAGTTTCGGTAGTCCTTTCCAAGCCCGAAAAAAGACTTCTTGCACTAAATCATCAAGCATCGACTCGCCACACAGTTGATAGAGTGTGGAACGAACCCGCCTTTGATAACGACGGTACAAGATCCGAAATTTTCCCTGATCTCCCTTTTGACAGGATTTAACGAGTTCTATATCATTTAAGTTTGTCTCTGGCTCAGTTAACACACTTTCTGTCTCCCCAAACCAATTGGATTCAACCGTTTAGACAAGAGGGATGCGAAAAAGGTTCAATGGTTCAGGAAAAATTTTATTCATTGTTCTTGGTTCGTTATTAATCGTTCCTTGTTATTTGGTAACTGGTAACTGGTCAAGGCTAGATCAGTAAACTTTGTAAACGCATCAGTTGTCCGCTACTCAGATACAGGAGATCGCCTTTTCCTAATAAGTGTGCAGCTTGGGTTTGATTTCCGCCTAAAATGATTTTAGAATCGGCTTCGGTACTGGTTTTTAGCGCAACTCTTCCAGGAAGGTTAGAACGGATGATGGGAGTGACAATTTTGGCTTCTGGGCGTTGGGTAGAAATGATTAAATGAATTCCTGCTGCTCTTGCCATTGCGCCTAAGCGTTTGATGCTATATTCTAACGCTTCGCGATCGTCTTTTTCAACCATAAAATCGGCGTATTCATCAAACACACATATAATATGAGGAACAGGTGTTTTCTCTTTTTCTATTAGCTTGTGGTTATAGCTTTTTAGATCAGAACATTGGGCTTGCTCAAATTGTTGATATCGTTGTTCCATTTCTGAGACTAATTGTTCCATAAATTGGATGGCGCGATCGCGCTCTTTAATCACAGGAGACATTAACCAAGGACTATTTTCAAACTCAGGAAAGGTCACTCGTTTCGGATCAATTAAAACAATTTTGACCACTTCTTTCGGATAACGACGAATTAAACTTAAGACTAAACTTTTCAGAAATTCGCTTTTTCCACTTCCGGTTGTTCCACCGACTAAAAAGTGACAACTGTTGGGATCAGATAAGTCCGCATCAACTAAATTACTATCTAAATCAACCCCCATTGCAATTTTAATGTCTGAGTGATTATTTGAGGCTTCAATATAATCATTAAATTGAACAATTTCTCGGCGCGATCGGGGTAAATCCACACTAATATATCCTGCTTGGGGAGAAATCAAAGGAGGGCTAGAAAGACCCATTTGCACTTGCATATCAGTAGCGCGATTAAGAATAGAAACAACTTTTACACCCAGTTGAGGCTTTAATCGAATCCGAATAAATGATGCGCTAACCGTTGCGCCTTGATAATCTGCATTAACCCCATACGCCTGTAATATTTCTGCGAGTTGCTGTCCTAAGTTTTCTGCTTCTTTATTTATTTTTTCCTTTTTTAGTTTAGGTTTTTCTTCCTTGTGTGATAACTCTATAGTTTGTTTTTGGGGCTGAGAAGAGTCTGTTTTAAAATAAGTTTGACAAGTTTCTTGTTGCGGACAAATTGGACAAAGTTGTTCCGTTTGATGGGTTTCTGGTGGCGGATCAGGTTGCGATGGTTTCCAACTTAACCAGTCTCGCATTTGTTGGAGTTTTAAGGGGGTTAATTCATGAACAGTATCTTTTAATTGTTCCCAAGTGTAGAAATAACTTTTAAACTCAGGTAAAACGCAATAAACAGCACTATCAACACGCTCTTGTTTATTCAAATGTAAAATATAACTATATAATGCGACTTGAGCCAGTTGTGCGGAAGGATCAAGAGGCGCATAAGTTTTATACTCTACCATACATAAGCGATTTTTTTCGAGATCACGAATTAAACTATCAAACTTCCCTTCAATTTTCTGCATTTTCTGATTCGGAAGTGGATAGTCACAAGAGACAGCAACTTCTTGGGAAACAAAGGTTTGACTAATGACATTATGATAATTAACGTAGTAACGATTGCGAATGAGGAGTCTAGCCCAATGTTGGATTAAACCTCTTAAACCTTCCCAAATTTGTTGTAAAATCGGAACGTTTTCTGGTTTAGATTGAGCCACTTTTTGTAACCCTTGGAAAAAGATTTGATCATAAAATCTCCTTTGCATTTTATATGCAACTGTCTCGGACTCCAGTTGGTGAGGTTTGGGCTTAAAAATTTCTTTAAACTCAGGGTCGGTTTTTGCAAATTCAATAAACTTAAAGGCAAATTTATGAAATGGTTGTCCAATTCCTTTTGGTTGATCAGAGGGAATAAATAAAGTTTTTCCGCCAAAATGTTTACTCAAATAAAATAAGCGTGGACATTCAAATGCAACTCGAACGTCAGTGACACTAAATTTAGAAAAGTTGGTTTGAGTCATGGGCTGGAAGTTTAATAAATAATGATGAACATGGGCTAAATAAATCACATCCATTGCAGCATAATCTAATTGTTTTGCATCAAGAGGACGCTGTTTCCAATTACTACTTTGTTGTTGAGTATCAACTTCATTTTCAGAAAAATTGCAAAGTTCGACTGCGAGAGTTTTTAGTTTTAAGTTAGAAGTTCTTAAATACTGTTTAGAAATTTTCTGAGCT comes from Halothece sp. PCC 7418 and encodes:
- a CDS encoding DNA translocase FtsK; the encoded protein is MSLNDSITIKQIIQELSQYSILWIDTEIADWKTKNPQLSLIQVLTDPKAASVKAVYVLDVLKQPELIALFIDQVMRDEKIEKVFHNASFDLRYLGKEKAKNITCTYKLAQKISKQYLRTSNLKLKTLAVELCNFSENEVDTQQQSSNWKQRPLDAKQLDYAAMDVIYLAHVHHYLLNFQPMTQTNFSKFSVTDVRVAFECPRLFYLSKHFGGKTLFIPSDQPKGIGQPFHKFAFKFIEFAKTDPEFKEIFKPKPHQLESETVAYKMQRRFYDQIFFQGLQKVAQSKPENVPILQQIWEGLRGLIQHWARLLIRNRYYVNYHNVISQTFVSQEVAVSCDYPLPNQKMQKIEGKFDSLIRDLEKNRLCMVEYKTYAPLDPSAQLAQVALYSYILHLNKQERVDSAVYCVLPEFKSYFYTWEQLKDTVHELTPLKLQQMRDWLSWKPSQPDPPPETHQTEQLCPICPQQETCQTYFKTDSSQPQKQTIELSHKEEKPKLKKEKINKEAENLGQQLAEILQAYGVNADYQGATVSASFIRIRLKPQLGVKVVSILNRATDMQVQMGLSSPPLISPQAGYISVDLPRSRREIVQFNDYIEASNNHSDIKIAMGVDLDSNLVDADLSDPNSCHFLVGGTTGSGKSEFLKSLVLSLIRRYPKEVVKIVLIDPKRVTFPEFENSPWLMSPVIKERDRAIQFMEQLVSEMEQRYQQFEQAQCSDLKSYNHKLIEKEKTPVPHIICVFDEYADFMVEKDDREALEYSIKRLGAMARAAGIHLIISTQRPEAKIVTPIIRSNLPGRVALKTSTEADSKIILGGNQTQAAHLLGKGDLLYLSSGQLMRLQSLLI